From one Planktothrix agardhii NIES-204 genomic stretch:
- a CDS encoding glycosyl transferase family protein, with amino-acid sequence MINLSVVIPVYNGETDLPDLIECLRSQTYPADQVEYLLVDNNSQDNSVSIVQELAASSSINICSLSENNIQSSYAARNAGIKVATSDIIAFTDMDCRPEPQWLEQLIQPFSNPNIGLVAGEIIALPSHNLLEKYADKQETLSQKHTLNNSFLPYGQTANLAIRRVIFAQVGLFRPYLTTGGDADMCWRIQQQTNYQLELASQAIVKHRHRSTLKALKSQWRRYGESNRYLHELHGINLMKELTTSEYLYRLGRWFLKELPLGTVKLLTGKAEIVDLISTPISLFNGNARFQGQQQAKLSDQAKVIEQL; translated from the coding sequence ATGATTAACCTTTCTGTTGTCATTCCGGTTTATAATGGCGAGACGGATTTGCCGGATTTAATTGAATGTTTGCGATCGCAAACCTATCCGGCAGATCAAGTAGAATATTTATTAGTTGATAACAATAGTCAGGATAATTCTGTTTCTATTGTTCAGGAATTAGCCGCATCTTCTTCAATTAATATTTGTTCATTATCAGAAAATAATATCCAAAGTTCCTATGCCGCTCGCAATGCTGGAATTAAAGTCGCAACCAGTGATATTATCGCCTTTACCGATATGGATTGCCGACCGGAACCCCAATGGTTAGAGCAATTAATTCAGCCCTTTTCTAACCCCAATATTGGTCTAGTAGCAGGTGAAATTATTGCCCTACCCAGTCACAATTTATTAGAAAAATATGCCGATAAACAAGAAACTTTATCCCAAAAACACACCTTAAATAATAGTTTTTTACCCTACGGTCAAACCGCTAATTTAGCCATACGTCGCGTTATTTTTGCACAGGTAGGTTTGTTCCGTCCCTACCTAACTACTGGGGGAGATGCGGATATGTGTTGGCGGATTCAACAACAAACCAATTATCAATTAGAATTAGCATCCCAAGCAATAGTTAAACACCGTCATCGGTCAACTTTAAAAGCATTAAAAAGTCAGTGGCGACGCTATGGAGAATCAAATCGGTATTTGCATGAACTCCATGGGATTAATTTAATGAAAGAGTTAACAACTTCAGAATATTTATATCGGTTAGGACGTTGGTTCTTAAAAGAATTACCCCTGGGTACGGTCAAACTCTTAACCGGAAAAGCCGAAATCGTGGATTTAATTAGTACCCCCATCTCCTTATTTAATGGAAATGCTCGTTTCCAAGGACAACAACAGGCTAAATTATCAGACCAAGCCAAAGTAATTGAACAACTTTAA
- the mraY gene encoding phospho-N-acetylmuramoyl-pentapeptide-transferase: protein MDSKLYSVKSSNWSGQTLLFLLSLGLSVFALSLDRVNDNLFQVQGSLFLPVLICAIAVSILGYWAIPLLVKIKAGQFIREDGPQAHLQKAGTPTMGGIFFVPVGVAIALILTQFNPNVIAVSTLTLAYGFIGWLDDWQILRRKSNKGISPRMKLALQVGFATLFCVWLTLTQSSTLTTVALPLGLAIPLGLLFLPLAIFAQVAESNATNLTDGVDGLMGGLGAIAFLGLGAYVAPSAPELTTFCACMSGSCLGFVTHNRNPAKVFMGDTGALALGGSLATVALLTNSLWVLLIISGIFFVETLSVIAQVSYYKATKNTEGVGKRLFKMAPLHHHLELSGWQETQVVGSFYLINAILVLITLLLGYNPF from the coding sequence GTGGATAGCAAACTTTATTCGGTTAAATCATCCAACTGGTCTGGACAAACCCTATTGTTTCTACTGAGTTTAGGGTTGAGTGTATTCGCTCTTAGTTTAGACCGGGTGAACGATAATTTATTTCAAGTTCAAGGCTCGTTATTTTTACCCGTTTTGATTTGTGCGATCGCCGTTTCTATCTTAGGATATTGGGCAATTCCACTTTTAGTCAAGATTAAAGCCGGACAATTCATCCGAGAAGATGGCCCCCAAGCCCATTTACAAAAAGCCGGAACTCCCACCATGGGAGGGATATTTTTTGTTCCTGTGGGAGTTGCGATCGCTTTAATTTTAACTCAATTTAATCCCAATGTGATCGCCGTTTCTACCCTAACCTTAGCCTATGGATTTATTGGTTGGTTAGATGATTGGCAGATTTTAAGACGTAAATCAAATAAAGGGATTTCTCCTCGAATGAAATTGGCGTTGCAGGTAGGTTTTGCGACGCTATTTTGTGTGTGGTTAACATTAACTCAATCTTCCACTTTAACCACCGTTGCTTTACCTTTAGGATTAGCAATTCCCCTGGGATTGTTATTCTTGCCCCTGGCAATTTTTGCCCAAGTTGCTGAAAGTAATGCCACTAATTTAACCGATGGTGTGGATGGATTAATGGGCGGTTTAGGTGCGATCGCATTTTTAGGTTTAGGGGCCTATGTCGCCCCCAGCGCACCGGAATTAACCACTTTTTGTGCCTGCATGAGTGGCAGTTGTTTAGGATTTGTTACCCACAACCGTAACCCCGCAAAAGTGTTTATGGGGGATACGGGAGCCTTAGCATTGGGGGGAAGTTTAGCCACGGTTGCCCTATTAACTAACAGTTTATGGGTGTTATTAATAATTAGCGGAATTTTCTTCGTGGAAACCCTCTCTGTAATTGCTCAAGTTAGCTATTATAAAGCTACAAAAAATACCGAAGGTGTGGGTAAACGTCTGTTCAAAATGGCTCCTCTACATCACCATTTAGAATTATCAGGATGGCAGGAAACCCAAGTGGTCGGGAGTTTCTATTTAATTAATGCTATCTTAGTGTTAATTACCCTGCTTCTAGGATACAATCCTTTCTAG
- a CDS encoding fibrillin, producing the protein MIDSKKALLLEMIAGKNRGLLATPGDKAAILSALTQLEEFNPNPRPLEVPQLLEGNWRLLYTSSDELLGIGRFPLLELGQIYQCIRVADRKVYNIAEVQSLPLLEGLVSVAAEFEPVSEKRVNVKFNRFIIGSQRFIGYQSPNSLISDIEKGKKFIAIDFSLQARDQKGWLDITYLDEDLRIGRGNVGSVFVLTKVI; encoded by the coding sequence ATGATTGACTCCAAAAAAGCCCTTTTATTAGAAATGATTGCGGGGAAAAATCGCGGTCTACTCGCCACCCCAGGGGATAAAGCCGCTATTTTATCCGCCTTGACTCAATTGGAAGAATTTAATCCCAACCCCCGCCCCCTAGAAGTTCCTCAACTGTTAGAGGGAAATTGGCGGCTACTATATACCAGTAGCGATGAATTATTAGGAATTGGTCGTTTTCCCTTACTTGAATTAGGACAAATTTATCAATGTATTCGGGTTGCGGATCGGAAAGTTTATAATATTGCAGAAGTTCAAAGTTTACCGCTATTAGAAGGATTAGTTAGTGTAGCCGCAGAATTTGAACCCGTTTCAGAAAAACGAGTTAATGTTAAATTTAATCGCTTTATTATTGGTTCTCAAAGGTTTATTGGGTATCAATCTCCTAATAGTTTAATTTCGGATATTGAAAAGGGGAAAAAATTCATTGCGATTGATTTTAGTTTACAAGCGCGGGATCAAAAAGGCTGGTTAGATATTACCTATTTAGATGAAGATTTAAGAATCGGACGGGGAAATGTAGGGAGTGTGTTTGTATTAACAAAAGTCATTTAA
- a CDS encoding hypothetical protein (AvaI restriction endonuclease-homolog): MTPNNPYLQHLTSSDDLITDYQATRSGFVILALEKNRRATPFIEQARTLKLFASQAKMPADLVNITDIQPALLTAAGLSEKAIKYLEIQDKIEIWHQLETERLENAANLTNDQQIASICRWICHL, translated from the coding sequence ATGACACCGAATAACCCCTATCTTCAACATTTAACAAGTAGTGATGATCTGATTACGGATTATCAAGCGACTCGATCAGGTTTTGTTATTTTAGCATTAGAAAAAAACCGGAGAGCAACCCCATTTATTGAACAAGCAAGAACCCTAAAGTTATTTGCATCCCAAGCTAAAATGCCTGCTGATCTTGTAAATATTACAGATATACAACCTGCTTTACTAACAGCCGCAGGATTATCTGAGAAAGCCATAAAATATTTAGAAATTCAAGATAAAATAGAAATTTGGCATCAATTGGAAACAGAACGTTTAGAGAATGCAGCTAATCTAACAAATGATCAGCAAATCGCTTCTATCTGTCGATGGATCTGCCATCTTTAG
- a CDS encoding site-specific DNA-methyltransferase (site-specific DNA-methyltransferase (cytosine-specific)) — MRWDYRSNHQQGKIPFNKGKILNFEQAIVNKLDEIIQDIQPPSQQLELFSKHQQKGILKLYKGSCLDILPTLPENVYNAVITSPPYCNRYDYTRTYALELALLGVNEKELLQLRQQMLSCTVENKAKDLLKINPEWKTAINITDNQDLLQSILNYLEEQKAQGLLNNNGITRMIRGYFYEMACVIQECCRVMKPDTPLIMVNDNVRYAGVSISVDLILSKIAEELGFYIENILVLPNGKGNSSQQMGIHGRESLRKCIYIWRKCK; from the coding sequence CAAAGGAAAAATCCTCAACTTTGAACAGGCTATTGTTAATAAACTGGATGAAATTATTCAGGATATTCAGCCACCGAGTCAACAATTAGAACTGTTTTCTAAGCATCAACAGAAAGGAATTCTTAAACTTTATAAAGGTTCATGTTTGGATATTCTCCCTACCTTACCTGAAAATGTCTATAATGCAGTGATTACTTCTCCTCCTTATTGTAATCGTTATGACTATACTCGAACCTATGCGTTAGAATTAGCGTTACTTGGCGTGAATGAAAAAGAACTGCTCCAACTTAGACAACAGATGTTAAGTTGTACTGTGGAAAATAAAGCTAAAGATTTATTGAAAATAAATCCAGAATGGAAAACAGCAATTAATATCACAGACAATCAAGATCTATTACAATCTATTTTAAATTACTTAGAGGAACAAAAAGCGCAAGGTTTATTAAATAATAATGGAATTACTAGAATGATCAGAGGCTATTTTTATGAAATGGCTTGTGTGATTCAAGAGTGTTGTAGAGTCATGAAACCTGATACACCTTTAATTATGGTAAATGATAATGTTCGTTATGCCGGGGTCAGTATTTCTGTAGATTTAATCCTCTCAAAAATAGCGGAGGAATTAGGATTTTATATTGAAAATATTTTAGTATTACCCAATGGGAAAGGAAATAGTAGCCAACAAATGGGAATACATGGACGGGAATCTTTAAGAAAGTGTATTTATATTTGGAGAAAGTGCAAATGA